Proteins found in one Rhodobacter capsulatus SB 1003 genomic segment:
- a CDS encoding endonuclease/exonuclease/phosphatase family protein — MRIACYNVEWFTALFDRRGRMLEDAEESGRYGVTRAEQLGALGIVFTALEADCILIVEAPDDNTRRKTVPMLEAFAAKFGLRQRRAVMGFANDTQQEIAALYDPDVLRLWHDPAEGSATAPRFDLSLKIDLDIDDRLDTVHFSKPPLELQLEVLTGPAAGKLLRLIGVHLKSKAPHGATDPASGVRLAIENRRKQLAQCLWLRRRVDEVLDAGESLIVLGDFNDGPGLDEYEALFGRSGLEIVLGTGGPPARQLHDPHARLPRGKTTALPASARFFIPEPPPGQFFSAMLDYIALSPDLCAHAPKWRIWHPFDDPGCYRVAELREALLQASDHFPVSVDLAF, encoded by the coding sequence ATGCGGATCGCCTGTTACAATGTCGAATGGTTCACCGCACTTTTCGACCGGCGAGGCCGGATGCTGGAAGATGCCGAGGAGTCGGGCCGTTATGGCGTGACCCGGGCCGAGCAGCTGGGCGCTTTGGGCATCGTCTTCACCGCGCTCGAGGCCGATTGCATCCTCATCGTCGAGGCCCCCGACGACAACACGCGGCGCAAGACCGTGCCGATGCTGGAGGCCTTCGCGGCGAAATTCGGGCTGCGGCAGCGGCGTGCGGTGATGGGCTTTGCCAATGACACGCAGCAGGAAATCGCCGCGCTTTATGACCCCGACGTGCTGCGGCTCTGGCATGATCCCGCCGAGGGCAGCGCCACGGCGCCGCGGTTCGATCTGTCGCTGAAGATCGATCTGGATATCGATGACCGGCTGGATACGGTGCATTTCTCGAAACCGCCGCTGGAGTTGCAGCTGGAGGTTCTGACCGGCCCGGCGGCGGGCAAGCTGTTGCGGCTGATCGGGGTGCATCTGAAATCGAAGGCGCCGCATGGGGCGACGGATCCGGCCTCGGGGGTGCGGCTGGCGATCGAGAACCGGCGCAAGCAGCTGGCGCAATGCCTGTGGCTGCGCCGCCGCGTCGACGAGGTGCTGGACGCGGGCGAAAGCCTGATCGTGCTGGGCGATTTCAACGACGGACCGGGGCTCGACGAATACGAGGCGCTGTTCGGCCGGTCGGGGCTTGAAATCGTGCTGGGCACCGGCGGGCCGCCCGCGCGGCAGCTGCACGACCCGCATGCGCGGCTGCCGCGCGGCAAGACGACGGCGCTGCCCGCCTCGGCGCGGTTCTTCATCCCCGAGCCGCCGCCGGGGCAGTTCTTTTCGGCGATGCTGGATTATATCGCGCTCTCGCCCGATCTGTGCGCACATGCACCGAAATGGCGGATCTGGCATCCGTTTGATGATCCGGGCTGTTATCGGGTGGCGGAGCTGCGCGAGGCCCTGCTGCAGGCCTCGGATCATTTTCCGGTCTCAGTGGATTTGGCGTTTTGA
- a CDS encoding rod shape-determining protein yields MSGLGGIFSSDMAIDLGTANTLVYVKGKGIVLNEPSVVAYHVKDGKKQVLAVGEDAKLMLGRTPGSIEAIRPMRDGVIADFDSAEEMIKTFIRKVHKHSTFSKPKILVCVPHGATPVEKRAIRQSVLSAGARRAGLVAEPIAAAIGAGMPITDPTGNMVVDIGGGTTEVAVLSLGDIVYARSVRVGGDRMDEAIISYLRRNLNLLIGESTAERIKTTIGTARMPDDGRGTSLLVRGRDLLNGVPKEMEINQAQVAEALAEPVQQICDAVMQALETTPPDLAADIVDRGVMLTGGGALLGELDLSLREQTGLSISIADQPLNCVALGTGKALEYEKQLRHVIDYDS; encoded by the coding sequence ATGAGCGGGTTGGGCGGAATCTTCTCTTCCGACATGGCAATCGACCTTGGGACGGCGAATACGCTGGTCTATGTCAAGGGCAAGGGCATCGTGCTGAACGAGCCCTCGGTGGTGGCCTATCACGTCAAGGACGGCAAGAAACAGGTTCTGGCCGTGGGCGAGGATGCCAAGCTGATGCTGGGCCGCACGCCCGGCTCGATCGAGGCGATCCGGCCGATGCGTGACGGCGTCATCGCCGATTTCGACAGCGCCGAGGAAATGATCAAGACCTTCATCCGCAAGGTCCACAAGCATTCCACCTTCTCGAAGCCGAAGATCCTGGTCTGCGTGCCGCATGGCGCGACGCCGGTTGAAAAACGTGCGATCCGGCAGTCGGTGCTCTCGGCGGGGGCGCGTCGCGCCGGTCTGGTGGCGGAACCGATCGCGGCGGCCATCGGCGCAGGCATGCCGATCACCGATCCCACCGGCAACATGGTCGTCGACATCGGCGGCGGCACCACCGAGGTCGCGGTGCTTTCGCTGGGCGACATCGTCTACGCGCGCTCCGTCCGCGTCGGCGGCGACCGCATGGACGAGGCGATCATTTCCTACCTGCGCCGTAATCTGAACCTGCTCATCGGCGAATCCACCGCCGAGCGGATCAAGACCACGATCGGCACCGCGCGCATGCCCGATGACGGCCGCGGCACCAGCCTTTTGGTGCGGGGGCGTGACCTGCTCAACGGCGTGCCGAAGGAAATGGAAATCAATCAGGCCCAGGTCGCCGAGGCGCTGGCCGAACCGGTGCAGCAGATCTGCGATGCGGTGATGCAGGCGCTGGAAACCACGCCCCCCGATCTGGCCGCCGATATCGTCGATCGCGGCGTGATGCTGACCGGCGGCGGCGCGCTGCTGGGCGAGCTGGACCTGTCGCTTCGCGAACAGACCGGGCTTTCGATTTCCATTGCCGACCAGCCGCTGAACTGCGTGGCTCTGGGCACCGGCAAGGCGCTGGAATACGAAAAGCAACTGCGGCATGTGATCGACTACGACAGCTGA
- a CDS encoding GNAT family N-acetyltransferase encodes MIRPATPADVPAVLAFWNPLIETATVGFSPTPHTLESLTALIASRQAEDRAFLVAETAGAVLGFASYDQFRKGLGYARSMEHTIILAAQARGQGVGRALMAAIEDHARTRGAHLMVAGVSAENPAGLAFHSALGYVEAGRIAQAGYKFGRFIDLVLMQKLL; translated from the coding sequence ATGATCCGTCCCGCCACCCCGGCCGATGTTCCGGCCGTGCTTGCCTTCTGGAATCCGCTGATCGAAACCGCGACGGTGGGCTTTTCGCCGACCCCGCACACGCTCGAGAGCCTGACCGCCCTGATCGCCTCCCGGCAGGCCGAGGACCGGGCGTTTCTGGTCGCCGAGACCGCGGGCGCGGTGCTGGGCTTTGCCAGCTACGACCAGTTCCGCAAGGGGCTTGGCTATGCGCGCTCGATGGAACACACGATCATTCTTGCGGCGCAGGCGCGGGGGCAGGGCGTCGGCCGGGCGCTGATGGCGGCGATCGAGGATCACGCCCGCACCCGCGGCGCGCATCTGATGGTGGCGGGGGTCTCGGCGGAAAATCCGGCCGGTCTCGCCTTTCACAGCGCTTTGGGCTATGTCGAGGCCGGGCGGATTGCGCAGGCCGGATACAAATTCGGCCGTTTTATCGACCTTGTGCTGATGCAAAAGCTGCTCTGA
- the mrdA gene encoding penicillin-binding protein 2, which produces MLRGLRRRSQANAQASRTTITRRALMLGGAQAAVVAALGLRMRHMQLERADEFRMLADGNSIKIRLIPPARGLIYDRNGLLVAGNEQNYRVTMTREDAKDVPAELAALRKLIPMSDAQAADLLAEIARRPPNAPITIADRLSWEEFCSVSINTPALPGVTPEVGLSRHYPHGPDFAHVLGYVGPVSDYDLSKLENPDPLLRIPRFQLGKSGIEAKLEDELRGTAGQRRVEVNSAGREMRELSRREGDPGVALQLTLDARLQNFALQRLAGESAAAVVMDVTNGDIMAIASAPSFDPNLFVRGISGADYTALMENDHRPLADKTVQGVYPPGSTFKLVTLLAALEAGVISPEETVYCPGYMTVGGRRFGCWKHSGHGRVNAVYSLEQSCDTYYYEVSQRVGIEAIAAMARRLGIGVKHDLPMSAVAEGNAPTKDWKLKRHGKDWLIGDTINASIGQGYVLASPLQLAVMVSRVASGRAVVPRLVRARNGIEVTAPEAPALDIDPAHLAVARRGMWAVVNGSHGTAGGSKVVTQEWLMAGKTGTSQVRSAVVNNKAVPWEQRDHALFVCFAPVGDPKYAVSLIVEHGGGGSAAAAPIARDILLFALAGGLPPLAAYPAAQRETVKSRFEGLDLIDPAQFAAPTRGRA; this is translated from the coding sequence ATGCTGAGGGGGCTCAGACGGCGCAGCCAGGCCAATGCGCAGGCCAGCCGCACGACGATCACCCGCCGCGCGCTGATGCTGGGCGGCGCGCAGGCGGCGGTGGTGGCGGCGCTGGGGCTGCGGATGCGGCACATGCAGCTGGAACGCGCCGATGAATTCCGCATGCTGGCCGATGGCAATTCGATCAAGATCCGGCTGATCCCGCCGGCGCGCGGGCTGATCTATGACCGCAACGGCCTGCTGGTCGCGGGCAACGAACAGAATTACCGCGTGACGATGACGCGCGAAGATGCCAAGGACGTGCCCGCGGAACTGGCCGCGCTGCGGAAACTGATCCCGATGAGCGATGCGCAAGCCGCGGATTTGCTGGCGGAAATCGCGCGGCGTCCGCCGAATGCGCCGATCACCATCGCCGACCGGCTGAGCTGGGAGGAATTCTGCTCGGTCTCGATCAACACCCCCGCCCTGCCCGGCGTGACCCCCGAAGTCGGCCTGTCGCGGCATTACCCGCATGGCCCCGATTTCGCGCATGTGCTGGGCTATGTCGGGCCGGTGTCGGATTACGACCTGTCGAAGCTGGAAAACCCCGATCCGCTGCTGCGCATTCCGCGCTTCCAGCTGGGCAAGTCGGGGATCGAGGCGAAGCTGGAGGACGAGCTGCGCGGCACCGCCGGGCAGCGCCGGGTCGAGGTGAATTCCGCCGGGCGCGAGATGCGCGAACTCAGCCGCCGCGAGGGCGATCCGGGCGTGGCCCTGCAGCTGACGCTGGATGCGCGGCTGCAGAATTTCGCGCTGCAACGGCTGGCGGGGGAAAGCGCCGCCGCGGTGGTGATGGATGTGACGAACGGCGACATCATGGCCATCGCCTCGGCGCCGTCCTTTGACCCGAACCTGTTCGTGCGCGGCATTTCCGGCGCCGATTACACCGCGCTGATGGAAAACGACCACCGGCCGCTGGCCGACAAGACGGTGCAGGGCGTCTATCCGCCCGGCTCGACCTTCAAGCTGGTGACGCTGCTTGCCGCGCTCGAAGCCGGGGTCATCAGCCCCGAGGAAACCGTCTATTGCCCGGGCTACATGACCGTGGGCGGGCGGCGCTTTGGCTGCTGGAAGCATTCGGGCCACGGCCGGGTGAATGCGGTCTACAGTCTCGAACAAAGCTGCGACACCTATTACTACGAGGTCTCGCAGCGTGTCGGCATCGAGGCGATCGCGGCGATGGCGCGGCGGCTGGGCATCGGCGTCAAGCATGACCTGCCGATGTCGGCGGTGGCCGAGGGCAATGCGCCCACGAAGGACTGGAAGCTGAAGCGGCACGGCAAGGACTGGCTGATCGGCGACACGATCAACGCCTCGATCGGTCAGGGCTATGTGCTGGCCTCGCCGTTGCAACTGGCCGTGATGGTGTCGCGCGTCGCCTCGGGGCGGGCGGTGGTGCCGCGGCTGGTGCGGGCGCGCAACGGGATCGAGGTCACCGCCCCCGAGGCCCCGGCGCTCGACATCGATCCGGCGCATCTGGCCGTGGCGCGGCGCGGCATGTGGGCGGTGGTGAACGGCTCGCACGGGACCGCGGGCGGTTCCAAGGTCGTCACGCAGGAATGGCTGATGGCGGGCAAGACCGGCACCTCGCAGGTGCGCTCGGCCGTGGTCAACAACAAGGCCGTGCCCTGGGAACAGCGCGACCATGCGCTGTTCGTCTGTTTCGCGCCGGTTGGCGATCCGAAATATGCGGTGTCGCTGATCGTCGAACATGGCGGTGGCGGCTCGGCCGCGGCGGCGCCGATCGCGCGCGACATCCTGCTGTTTGCGCTGGCGGGCGGGCTGCCGCCGCTGGCCGCCTATCCGGCCGCGCAGCGCGAGACGGTGAAAAGCCGGTTCGAGGGGCTGGACCTGATCGATCCGGCGCAATTCGCCGCGCCGACCCGTGGCCGGGCCTGA
- the ppx gene encoding exopolyphosphatase encodes MIAKTVAPHSDNEDWDPFGRELFDDPSARALSRVGVVDVGSNSVRMVVFDGAARSPAYFYNEKVMAGLGQGLAETGMLFPKGRARALAALKRFALLAKGMEIGPLTCVATAAVREAKDGPAFQKQVEQETGLRLHVIDGAEEARLSAQGVLVGWPEAQGIICDIGGNSMELAVLGGGKVGARATSPLGPFRLQQVKGGRKELTAHIREHIARLAAAVGLGHERLYLVGGSWRAIARLDMERRNYPLLVLHEYRMDPENLLKTLDWVAKQDMAALRAKTGTSEARMELVPLAAMVLRELIETFQPKEIDVSSYGIREGLLYEKMPDKLRARDPLIEACRHAERTMSRLPGFGKRLHAFIEPLFGEVSPKRYRLMRAACLLHDTTWRTHPDYRAEACFDNVTRANMAALSHPERVFLGVSLLHRYKNSRAGSRFEPLFSLLSPEQLREAEILGKAMRFGAMFSIQDPGDAGELGYNATTNAIELRLTKRGAGLFGEVAEARFASLAAAMKATPMVVLPG; translated from the coding sequence ATGATCGCAAAGACCGTTGCCCCGCACTCGGACAACGAGGACTGGGATCCTTTCGGGCGGGAGCTGTTCGACGACCCCTCGGCGCGGGCGCTGTCGCGCGTCGGCGTCGTTGATGTCGGATCGAACTCGGTGCGGATGGTGGTCTTTGACGGCGCCGCCCGCTCGCCCGCCTATTTCTACAACGAAAAGGTGATGGCGGGGCTGGGTCAGGGTCTGGCCGAAACCGGGATGCTGTTTCCCAAGGGCCGCGCGCGCGCGCTGGCGGCGCTGAAACGGTTTGCGTTGCTGGCCAAGGGGATGGAGATCGGGCCGCTGACCTGCGTCGCCACCGCCGCCGTGCGCGAGGCCAAGGACGGCCCGGCGTTTCAAAAGCAGGTCGAGCAGGAAACCGGCCTGCGGCTGCATGTGATCGACGGCGCCGAGGAGGCGCGGCTTTCGGCCCAGGGCGTGCTGGTGGGCTGGCCCGAGGCGCAGGGGATCATCTGCGACATCGGCGGCAACTCGATGGAACTGGCGGTTCTGGGCGGCGGCAAGGTGGGCGCGCGGGCGACCTCGCCGCTTGGTCCGTTCCGGCTGCAGCAGGTCAAGGGCGGGCGCAAGGAACTGACCGCGCATATCCGCGAGCATATCGCCCGGCTCGCCGCGGCGGTGGGGCTGGGCCATGAGCGGCTATATCTGGTCGGCGGGTCCTGGCGGGCGATTGCGCGGCTCGACATGGAGCGGCGCAACTATCCGCTTCTGGTGCTGCATGAATACCGGATGGACCCGGAGAACCTGCTGAAAACGCTCGACTGGGTCGCCAAGCAGGACATGGCGGCGCTGCGGGCGAAGACCGGCACGTCGGAAGCGCGGATGGAGCTGGTGCCGCTCGCCGCGATGGTGCTGCGCGAGCTGATCGAGACCTTCCAGCCCAAGGAGATCGACGTTTCCTCCTATGGCATCCGCGAGGGGCTGCTTTATGAAAAGATGCCCGACAAGCTGCGGGCGCGCGACCCCCTGATCGAGGCCTGTCGGCATGCCGAACGCACGATGTCGCGGCTGCCGGGCTTCGGCAAGCGGCTGCATGCCTTCATCGAGCCGCTCTTCGGCGAGGTCTCGCCGAAGCGCTACCGGCTGATGCGGGCGGCCTGTCTTTTGCACGACACCACCTGGCGCACCCATCCCGATTACCGCGCCGAGGCCTGTTTCGACAATGTCACCCGCGCCAACATGGCGGCGCTGAGCCATCCCGAACGGGTGTTTCTGGGGGTGTCGCTGCTGCACCGCTACAAGAATTCGCGCGCGGGCAGCCGGTTCGAACCGCTGTTTTCGCTGCTGTCGCCCGAACAGCTGCGCGAGGCGGAAATTCTGGGCAAGGCGATGCGCTTTGGCGCGATGTTCTCGATCCAGGATCCGGGCGATGCGGGGGAACTGGGCTACAACGCGACGACGAATGCGATCGAGCTGCGGCTGACGAAACGCGGCGCGGGGCTGTTCGGCGAAGTGGCCGAGGCCCGCTTCGCCTCGCTCGCCGCGGCGATGAAGGCCACGCCGATGGTGGTGCTGCCGGGCTGA
- the nhaA gene encoding Na+/H+ antiporter NhaA, giving the protein MLKRIERLFAHEAAGGIVLIMATVVALILANSELAALYTQVLHLKFTIALGETGLSKPLILWINDGLMAIFFLLVGLELKHELREGRLRTPSNVVLPGVAALGGMIAPALIYLAFTWSDPLHRTGWAIPTATDIAFAVGVVALLGPRVPPALKLFLLTLAILDDLGAILVIALFYTATLKPVYLALALIPVALMALRLWLGAHRIAPTLILGAVLWVLVLKSGVHATLAGVITAFFLPIRDRFGKSPLHALEHGLAPYVAFLIVPIFALANAGVSLTGLTLADLAAPLPLAITLGLVLGKQIGVFGATFALVKLGLARLPEGTGWLQLYGIAALAGIGFTMSLFIGSLNFEADAEMNAVRLGVLAGSLVSALVGFAVLRLAPRPEKTGR; this is encoded by the coding sequence GTGCTGAAACGGATCGAAAGACTTTTCGCGCATGAGGCCGCGGGCGGCATCGTGCTGATCATGGCAACGGTGGTGGCGCTGATCCTGGCCAATTCCGAGCTTGCGGCGCTTTACACGCAGGTTCTGCACCTGAAATTCACCATCGCCCTGGGCGAGACGGGGCTGTCGAAACCGCTGATCCTGTGGATCAACGACGGGCTGATGGCGATCTTTTTCCTGCTCGTCGGGCTGGAGCTGAAACACGAGCTGCGCGAGGGGCGGCTGAGGACGCCGTCGAATGTGGTGCTGCCCGGGGTGGCGGCGCTGGGCGGGATGATCGCGCCCGCGCTGATCTATCTGGCCTTCACCTGGTCCGATCCGCTGCACCGCACCGGCTGGGCGATCCCGACGGCGACCGACATCGCCTTTGCGGTGGGGGTGGTGGCGCTTTTGGGGCCGCGGGTGCCGCCGGCGCTGAAACTGTTCTTGCTGACGCTGGCGATCCTGGACGATCTGGGCGCCATTCTGGTGATCGCGCTGTTTTATACCGCGACGCTGAAGCCGGTCTATCTGGCGCTGGCGCTGATCCCGGTCGCGCTGATGGCGTTGCGGCTGTGGCTGGGCGCGCATCGGATCGCGCCGACGCTGATCCTTGGCGCGGTGCTCTGGGTGCTGGTGCTGAAATCGGGGGTGCATGCGACGCTGGCGGGGGTGATCACGGCGTTTTTCCTGCCGATCCGCGACCGTTTCGGCAAATCGCCGCTGCATGCGCTGGAACATGGGCTGGCGCCCTATGTGGCCTTCCTGATCGTGCCGATCTTCGCGCTGGCCAATGCGGGCGTCAGCCTGACCGGGCTGACGCTGGCCGATCTGGCGGCGCCGCTGCCGCTGGCGATCACGCTCGGGCTGGTGCTGGGCAAGCAGATCGGGGTCTTTGGCGCCACTTTCGCGCTGGTGAAACTGGGCCTGGCCCGCCTGCCCGAGGGCACCGGCTGGTTGCAGCTTTACGGCATCGCCGCGCTGGCCGGGATCGGCTTCACCATGTCGCTGTTCATCGGCTCGCTGAATTTTGAAGCCGATGCCGAAATGAACGCGGTGCGGCTGGGGGTTCTGGCAGGATCGCTGGTTTCGGCGCTGGTGGGCTTTGCGGTGCTGCGTCTGGCGCCCCGGCCCGAAAAGACCGGCCGATGA
- a CDS encoding molecular chaperone DjiA — translation MDKPLSLWARIGEALSALARGEGLSAVFDHLKTPPERSVAFTIAVIALGAKMAKADGRVTRDEVTAFRRVFVIPSGEEQNAARVFDMARTDVAGFDAYARKIAAMFGPGAPVLQDLLEGLFTIALADGEYHDNEDAFLHEVAAIFGLDQACFRSIRATYVADAPPDPWSVLELAPGSDLAAARARWKAMVREAHPDRAMARGLPPEAVKLAEERVIALNRAWEEISAGAKQAAL, via the coding sequence ATGGACAAGCCGCTTTCCCTTTGGGCCCGCATCGGCGAGGCGCTTTCGGCTCTCGCCCGCGGCGAGGGGCTTTCGGCGGTTTTCGACCATCTGAAAACCCCGCCCGAACGCAGCGTCGCCTTTACCATCGCGGTGATCGCGCTTGGCGCCAAGATGGCCAAGGCCGATGGCCGCGTCACCCGCGACGAGGTGACGGCCTTTCGCCGCGTTTTCGTGATCCCGTCCGGGGAGGAACAGAACGCCGCCCGCGTCTTTGACATGGCGCGGACCGATGTCGCGGGCTTTGACGCCTATGCGCGCAAGATCGCGGCGATGTTCGGCCCCGGCGCGCCGGTGCTGCAGGATCTGCTGGAAGGGCTTTTCACCATCGCGCTGGCCGATGGCGAATATCACGACAACGAGGATGCCTTCCTGCACGAGGTGGCGGCGATCTTCGGGCTGGATCAGGCCTGTTTCCGCTCGATCCGCGCGACCTATGTGGCCGATGCGCCGCCCGATCCGTGGTCGGTGCTGGAACTGGCGCCGGGATCGGATCTGGCGGCGGCGCGGGCGCGCTGGAAGGCGATGGTGCGCGAGGCCCACCCGGATCGCGCGATGGCGCGCGGCCTGCCGCCCGAGGCGGTGAAGCTGGCCGAGGAACGGGTGATCGCGCTCAACCGGGCGTGGGAAGAAATCTCGGCCGGAGCGAAACAGGCGGCGCTGTGA
- the mreC gene encoding rod shape-determining protein MreC translates to MARDRDEDYAGPLRRILIAVLAIGLALSFLLWRIDGPRVERLRSAFVDRFVPTFDWAMVPVTKALGMVEGFQSYARIYEQNQELRRELQQMKAWKEAAVQLEQQNAKLLAQNQVRLDPKLTSVSGVVLADSGSPFRQSVLLNVGSRDGIVDGWATMDGLGLVGRISGVGKATSRVVLLTDTASRVPVTIQPAGQRALLAGDNSTLPPLDFLENPDLVRPGDRVVTSGDGGVFPAGLLVGQVVQGQDRRLRVLLAADYQRLDFLRVLRSHPAERITDVGPLVPPPAVEPLPPAAAGGEDG, encoded by the coding sequence GTGGCACGAGACCGCGACGAGGACTATGCCGGACCGCTGCGCCGCATCCTGATTGCGGTGCTGGCGATCGGGCTTGCCCTTTCCTTCCTTTTGTGGCGCATCGACGGCCCGCGGGTCGAGCGGCTGCGCTCGGCCTTTGTCGACCGTTTCGTGCCGACCTTTGACTGGGCGATGGTGCCGGTGACGAAAGCCCTTGGCATGGTCGAGGGCTTTCAAAGCTACGCCCGTATTTACGAACAGAACCAGGAACTTCGCCGCGAACTTCAGCAGATGAAGGCCTGGAAGGAAGCGGCGGTGCAGCTGGAGCAGCAAAACGCCAAGCTGCTGGCGCAAAATCAGGTGCGGCTCGATCCGAAGCTGACCTCGGTCTCGGGCGTCGTGCTGGCCGACAGCGGCAGCCCGTTCCGGCAATCGGTGCTGCTCAATGTCGGCTCGCGCGATGGCATCGTCGATGGCTGGGCGACGATGGACGGGCTGGGGCTGGTGGGCCGCATTTCCGGCGTCGGCAAGGCGACAAGCCGGGTGGTTCTGCTGACCGACACCGCGTCGCGGGTGCCGGTGACTATCCAGCCCGCCGGGCAGCGCGCGCTGCTGGCGGGGGACAATTCCACCCTGCCGCCCTTGGATTTCCTGGAAAACCCCGATCTGGTGCGGCCGGGCGACCGGGTCGTGACCTCGGGCGATGGCGGGGTGTTCCCGGCCGGGCTGCTGGTCGGTCAGGTCGTGCAGGGGCAGGACCGCCGCTTGCGCGTGCTTCTGGCTGCCGATTACCAACGCCTTGATTTCCTGCGCGTCCTGCGCTCGCATCCGGCCGAGAGGATCACCGATGTCGGACCGCTCGTGCCGCCGCCCGCGGTCGAGCCCCTGCCCCCCGCCGCCGCCGGGGGCGAGGATGGTTGA